The following proteins are encoded in a genomic region of Pyricularia oryzae 70-15 chromosome 6, whole genome shotgun sequence:
- a CDS encoding FAD binding domain-containing protein: MKPQTFFSPAGLVTLLSMATSIDAQTSGETCCDLLGQAGLSQRLFTISTETYVNAEATYWSLDNANRKPKCIFMPQTADEVATAIKALNGPAVSNVHSKKTCNKGCKFAVRGAGHMANPGANNINDGVTIDFSAMTTTTYHADRSIASIQPGTRWGSVYTELANYETMVLGGRASTVGVSGLILGGGNSFYSSQRGFACDGVANFEVVLADGSIVNANATNEHADLYRALKGGSSNFGIVTRYDLNTFTAPATLWGGTIGFAASAGAQLISTLQKFVSVLGDEGHQSDSAIVFWTYTQGGGLPEPIIISALHNVEGKVDAPGLADFVSIPGNVSFAMRTDSLVAFTDELEVPRGSYNSWRTLTFKNSGEVMTHAVDTYNAMVKEFEAEAPTLGFTAQCMFQGLSVNQFKQAAVNGGNVLGLDDRTDNLIMFLGMLAYKDPSLESLVNAKMTAWVDDIKKFAASKGADDEYLFLNYAHISQSPFRSYGQKNLAFMKEVADKYDPRGVFQINMPGGFKISKA, translated from the exons ATGAAACCCCAAACCTTTTTTTCGCCCGCCGGTTTGGTGACACTCCTCAGCATGGCTACTTCGATCGACGCCCAGACGTCTGGGGAAACATGC TGTGACCTCCTTGGTCAGGCCGGCCTCAGCCAACGGCTTTTCACCATCTCCACTGAGACCTACGTCAACGCGGAAGCAACGTACTGGTCCCTTGACAACGCCAACCGGAAGCCGAAATGCATCTTCATGCCGCAGACGGCCGATGAGGTAGCCACGGCAATCAAGGCGCTGAACGGCCCGGCAGTCAGCAACGTTCACTCCAAGAAGACCTGCAACAAGGGCTGCAAGTTTGCCGTGCGCGGCGCTGGCCACATGGCCAACCCTGGCGCCAACAACATCAACGATGGCGTGACGATTGACTTTA GTGCCATGACCACTACCACCTACCATGCCGACAGGTCCATCGCCTCCATCCAGCCCGGCACCCGCTGGGGCTCCGTCTACACGGAGCTCGCCAATTACGAGACCATGGTCCTTGGCGGTCGCGCGTCCACCGTCGGTGTCTCCGGCTTGATcctgggcggcggcaacTCCTTCTACTCGTCGCAGCGCGGTTTTGCCTGCGACGGCGTGGCCAACTTTGAGGTGGTGCTGGCCGACGGCAGCATCGTCAACGCCAACGCGACCAACGAGCACGCCGACCTGTACCGCGCCCTCAAGGGCGGATCCAGCAACTTTGGCATCGTGACGCGCTACGACCTCAACACCTTTACGGCGCCGGCCACGCTCTGGGGCGGCACCATCGGCTTCGCCGCGTCGGCCGGCGCGCAGCTCATCTCGACGCTGCAAAAGTTCGTCTCGGTGCTCGGCGACGAGGGCCACCAGTCCGACTCGGCCATCGTCTTTTGGACCTACACGCAGGGCGGCGGGCTCCCGGAGCCCATCATCATCAGCGCCCTGCACAACGTCGAGGGCAAGGTCGACGCGCCCGGCCTGGCCGACTTTGTCAGCATCCCGGGCAACGTCAGCTTCGCCATGCGCACCGACAGCCTGGTCGCCTTCACCGACGAGCTCGAGGTGCCGCGCGGCAGCTACAACTCGTGGCGGACGCTGACGTTCAAGAACAGCGGCGAGGTCATGACGCACGCCGTCGACACCTACAACGCCATGGTCAAGGAgttcgaggccgaggccccGACGCTCGGCTTCACCGCCCAGTGCATGTTCCAGGGCCTGTCGGTGAACCAGTTCAAGCAGGCCGCGGTCAACGGCGGCAacgtcctcggcctcgacgaCCGCACCGACAACCTCATCATGTTCCTCGGCATGCTGGCCTACAAGGACCCGAGCCTCGAGTCGCTGGTCAACGCCAAGATGACCGCCTGGGTCGACGACATCAAGAAGTTTGCCGCCTCCAAGGGCGCCGACGACGAGTACCTCTTCCTCAACTATGCCCACATCAGCCAGAGCCCGTTCCGCAGCTACGGCCAGAAGAACCTGGCCTTTATGAAGGAGGTTGCAGACAAGTACGACCCCCGCGGAGTGTTCCAGATCAACATGCCCGGCGGATTCAAGATTTCAAAGGCTTGA